The proteins below are encoded in one region of Ascochyta rabiei chromosome 21, complete sequence:
- a CDS encoding Hsp70 ATPase ssc1, giving the protein MLSSRLSRTFAPRVASAARRTPTLRAPFSTTFARYAEGGEEKVKGSVIGIDLGTTNSAVAVMEGKVPRIIENSEGGRTTPSVVGFTKEGERLVGIAAKRQAVVNPENTLFATKRLIGRKFTDAEVQKDIQQVPYKIVQHTNGDAWLEAQGQKYSPSQVGGFVLGKMKETAESYMGKNVKNAVVTVPAYFNDSQRQATKDAGQIAGLNVLRVVNEPTAAALAYGLDKATDNVVAVYDLGGGTFDISILEIQNGVFEVKSTNGDTHLGGEDFDITLVRHLVQQFKKEQNIDLNNDRMAIQRIREAAEKAKIELSSSSQTDINLPFITADASGPKHINQKLTRAQLEKMMDPLISKTIDPVRKALKDANLSAKEISEVILVGGMTRMPKVTESVKSIFGRDPAKSVNPDEAVAIGAAIQGAVLAGEVTDLLLLDVTPLSLGIETLGGVFTRLINRNTTIPTKKSQVFSTAADFQSAVEIKVYQGERELVRDNKLLGNFQLVGIPPAHRGVPQVEVTFDIDADSIVHVHAKDKSTNKDQSITIASGSGLSDSEIESMVQDSERYAEQDKERKNAIEAANRADSVVNDTEKALKEFEDRLDKTEAEKIKEKITSMREFIAQSQSGEGTATAAEIKEKTDELQNASLSLFDQMHKARNESQNQGEQQQQQPEGEGEKKQ; this is encoded by the exons ATGTTGTCCTCAAGATTATCACGGACG TTCGCGCCGCGCGTGGCCTCTGCTGCCCGTCGCACACCCACCCTGCGCGCCCCCTTCAGCACAACATTCGCGCGCTATGCTGAGGGCGGCGAGGAGAAGGTCAAGGGCTCCGTCATCGGTATCGATTTGGGTACAACCAACTCGGCCGTCGCCGTCATGGAGGGCAAGGTCCCTCGCATCATCGAAAACTCTGAGG GTGGCCGCACAACACCTTCCGTTGTTGGCTTCACAAAGGAGGGCGAGCGTCTCGTCGGTATCGCCGCCAAGCGTCAGGCCGTCGTCAACCCTGAGAACACTCTTTTCGCTACCAAGCGTCTCATCGGTCGCAAGTTTACCGACGCCGAGGTCCAGAAGGACATTCAGCAGGTTCCCTACAAGATCGTCCAGCACACCAACGGTGATGCCTGGCTCGAGGCCCAGGGACAGAAGTACTCGCCCTCCCAGGTCGGTGGCTTCGTCCTCGGAAAGATGAAGGAGACTGCCGAGTCCTACATGGGCAAGAACGTCAAGAACGCCGTCGTTACTGTCCCCGCCTACTTCAACGACTCTCAGCGTCAGGCCACCAAGGACGCCGGTCAGATCGCTGGTCTCAACGTTCTCCGTGTCGTCAACGAGCCTACCGCTGCCGCCCTTGCTTACGGTCTGGACAAGGCCACTGACAACGTCGTCGCCGTCTACGATCTTGGTGGTGGTACCTTCGATATCTCCATCCTCGAGATCCAGAACGGTGTCTTCGAGGTCAAGTCGACCAACGGTGACACCCATCTCGGTGGTGAGGACTTCGACATCACCCTCGTCCGCCACCTCGTCCAGCAGTTCAAGAAGGAGCAGAACATCGATCTGAACAACGACCGCATGGCTATCCAGCGTATCCGTGAGGCCGCCGAGAAGGCCAAGATCGAGCTGTCTTCCTCTTCGCAGACCGACATCAACCTGCCCTTCATCACTGCCGATGCCTCCGGCCCCAAGCACATCAACCAGAAGCTCACTCGTGCTCAGCTCGAGAAGATGATGGATCCCCTCATCTCCAAGACCATCGACCCCGTCCGCAAGGCTCTGAAGGATGCCAACCTCTCCGCCAAGGAGATCTCCGAGGTCATCCTCGTTGGTGGCATGACCCGTATGCCCAAGGTCACCGAGTCTGTCAAGAGCATCTTCGGCCGCGATCCCGCCAAGTCTGTCAACCCCGATGAGGCCGTCGCCATTGGTGCTGCCATCCAGGGTGCTGTCCTTGCTGGTGAGGTCACTGACCTCCTCCTGCTCGATGTCACCCCCCTGTCCCTCGGTATCGAGACCCTCGGTGGTGTCTTCACCCGTCTGATCAACCGCAACACCACCATTCCCACCAAGAAGTCCCAGGTCTTCTCCACCGCGGCTGACTTCCAGTCCGCTGTCGAGATCAAGGTCTACCAGGGTGAGCGTGAGCTCGTCCGTGACAACAAGCTGTTGGGCAACTTCCAGCTTGTTGGTATTCCTCCTGCCCACCGTGGTGTCCCCCAGGTCGAGGTCACCTTCGACATTGACGCTGACTCCATTGTTCACGTTCACGCCAAGGACAAGTCCACCAACAAGGACCAGTCCATCACCATCGCTTCCGGCTCTGGTCTATCCGACTCTGAGATTGAGTCCATGGTCCAGGACTCTGAGCGTTACGCTGAGCAGGACAAGGAGCGCAAGAACGCCATCGAGGCCGCCAACCGCGCTGACTCCGTCGTCAACGACACCGAGAAGGCTCTCAAGGAGTTCGAGGACCGTCTTGACAAGACCGAGGCCGAGAAGATCAAGGAGAAGATCACCTCCATGCGCGAGTTCATCGCCCAGAGCCAGTCTGGTGAGGGTACCGCTACCGCCGCCGAGATCAAGGAGAAGACCGACGAGCTCCAGAACGCTTCTTTGAGCCTCTTCGACCAGATGCACAAGGCCCGCAACGAGAGCCAGAACCAGggcgagcagcagcagcagcagcccgAGGGTGAGGGCGAGAAGAAGCAGTAA